Proteins encoded within one genomic window of Triticum aestivum cultivar Chinese Spring chromosome 2D, IWGSC CS RefSeq v2.1, whole genome shotgun sequence:
- the LOC123051539 gene encoding ATP-dependent DNA helicase RecQ has translation MEAALKRYFGYTGFRPYQREIVDTIMQGRDCLVVMATGSGKSMCYQIPPLVAKKTAVVVSPLLSLMQDQVMSLKQHGVRSEYLGSTQMNSSVSSEAEKGMYDVLYMTPEKAIALPSRFWSNLQASGICLFAIDEAHCISEWGHDFRPEYKQLHLLREHLLGVPFVALTATATERVRGDIANSLNLSNPHVAIGSFDRPNLFYGVKSCNRSMSFISELVQDVSKNCTVGGSTIIYCTTIRDTEQVHEAMIAAGIKANIYHGKMGSKAREESHRSFVRDEVLVMVATIAFGMGIDKPDVRCVIHYGCPKSLESYYQESGRCGRDGLPSVCWLYYQRSDFAKADFYCSEATNATQKNAIMDSFMAAQKYCLLATCRRKSLLQYFGEERYTDCGNCDNCTGTKNERDLSKESFLLLSCVKSCGGRWGLNMPVDVLRGSRVKKIVEKNYDKLPMHAMGKDYPPNWWKALGSLLMAHGYLKETVSDGFRLVSVSPKGVKFLSDGGTPLVLQLTAEMIGQEEQGSLQNKEGGLNPSTTAESEKISEEELKLYQMLLNVRMKLAQDIGTAPYAICGDQTLRHFAKIRPSTGARLANIDGVNQHFISRYSGTFVQNIAQFSKQLNLSLDDSSGVEDMMSVPKPVNNSLPRNLGDAKFTSWELWQKQEYSFKKIAHFRRAVPIKEQTVISYILDAARDGCEMNWNRFFEETGLTPEIASQIRLAIAKVGSRERLKPIKEELPENITYEMIKIFFAADDLGVLEKTFGNAPTDGSPAQTAESAKPCSHGSEALEKGDPGDPVIISGACDSSAATKRSQTDGTLLSADEPVKKLQKIEEQGTEPTTANVATEDAILELAASRNGVSLEDAVKHFSGSKRESVVEMLESLRCSFAVYMKNGCYLVL, from the exons ATGGAGGCGGCCCTGAAG AGGTACTTCGGGTACACGGGGTTCCGGCCGTACCAGCGGGAGATCGTGGATACGATCATGCAAGGGCGGGACTGCCTGGTCGTCATGGCCACCGGCAGCGGCAAGTCCATGTG CTATCAAATCCCTCCACTGGTTGCAAAGAAGACAGCTGTTGTTGTCAGCCCTCTTCTGTCACTGATGCAAGATCAG GTCATGAGTTTAAAACAACATGGTGTGAGATCCGAGTATCTTGGCAGCACCCAAATGAATAGCTCTGTTAGCAGTGAGGCTGAAAAAGGCATGTATGATGTTCTGTACATGACCCCTGAGAAAGCTATTGCACTTCCTTCAAG GTTCTGGAGTAACTTGCAGGCTTCCGGAATCTGCTTGTTCGCCATTGATGAAGCACATTGCATATCGGAATGGGGTCATGATTTCAG GCCGGAGTACAAGCAGCTGCATTTATTGCGTGAGCACCTTTTGGGTGTTCCCTTTGTTGCTCTAACTGCGACAGCCACAGAAAG GGTCCGTGGAGATATTGCCAATTCCTTGAACCTGAGCAATCCTCACGTTGCAATCGGATCATTTGATCGTCCGAACCTTTTCTATGGTGTGAAATCATGCAACCGATCTATGTCCTTTATCAGTGAACTTGTGCAAGATGTCTCAAAGAACTGCACTGTTGGTGGCTCAACAATTATTTACTGTACCACCATCCGGGACACTGAACAG GTACATGAAGCAATGATCGCTGCGGGAATCAAAGCTAACATTTACCATGGTAAAATGGGTAGCAAAGCTAGAGAAGAATCCCATAG ATCATTTGTTAGAGATGAAGTACTTGTGATGGTGGCAACTATTGCATTTGGAATGGGAATTGATAAGCCAGATGTTAGATGTGTAATACACTATGGATGTCCTAAGAGCCTAGAATCGTACTACCAGGAAAGTGGGCGTTGTGGAAGAGATGGACTGCCTTCAGTGTGCTGGCTATATTACCAAAGAAGTGATTTTGCAAAAGCTGACTTCTATTGTTCTGAAGCAACAAAT GCAACTCAAAAGAATGCCATCATGGATTCCTTCATGGCAGCACAGAAATATTGCCTCCTTGCTACATGCCGCAGAAAATCCCTGCTGCAGTACTTTGGTGAAGAGCGTTACACTGACTGTG GTAACTGCGATAATTGCACAGGGACAAAAAATGAGAGGGATTTGTCAAAAGAATCTTTCTTATTGCTGTCCTGTGTCAAGTCGTGCGGGGGACGCTGGGGCCTTAACATGCCAGTTGATGTTCTCCGTGGATCACGA GTCAAAAAGATAGTGGAGAAGAACTACGATAAACTTCCAATGCATGCGATGGGAAAAGACTATCCGCCAAACTGGTGGAAAGCACTTGGCAGTCTACTTATGGCACATG GTTACTTAAAGGAGACTGTCAGTGATGGATTTAGATTGGTCAG TGTTAGTCCAAAAGGGGTCAAGTTTCTCTCCGATGGTGGAACGCCACTGGTTTTGCAGCTGACTGCAGAGATGATTGGGCAAGAGGAGCAGGGTAGTTTGCAGAATAAAGAAGGGGGCTTAAATCCTTCAACCACCGCAGAATCTGAAAAGATATCTGAG GAGGAATTGAAACTCTACCAAATGCTGTTGAACGTCAGGATGAAGCTTGCTCAGGATATTGGAACTGCTCC ATATGCTATATGCGGTGATCAGACCCTAAGACACTTTGCAAAGATTAGGCCTTCTACTGGAGCTAGACTGGCCAATATTGATGGTGTAAACCAG CACTTCATCTCGCGCTACAGTGGCACTTTTGTCCAAAATATCGCACAATTCTCAAAACAGTTGAATCTTTCATTGGATGATTCATCAGGAGTAGAGGATATGATGTCAGTTCCAAAACCTGTAAACAACAGTCTTCCAAGAAACTTGGGTGATGCCAAATTTACTTCATGGGAACTGTGGCAGAAACAGGAGTACTCGTTCAAGAAAATTGCA CATTTTCGCAGAGCAGTGCCGATAAAAGAGCAGACGGTTATTTCATACATACTTGATGCTGCTCGGGATGGATGTGAGATGAACTGGAATAGGTTTTTCGAGGAGACAGGACTGACCCCTGAGATAGCCTCACAGATCCGTCTTGCCATTGCAAAGGTTGGATCACGTGAGAGGTTGAAGCCAATAAAAGAAGAGCTTCCAGAAAAT ATAACATACGAAATGATCAAGATATTCTTCGCAGCTGACGATCTTGGGGTGTTAGAGAAGACTTTTGGCAACGCTCCTACTGACGGGTCTCCTGCCCAAACAGCCGAGTCGGCAAAACCCTGTTCCCATGGCAGCGAAGCTCTGGAGAAGGGCGATCCAGGAGACCCCGTCATCATATCAGGCGCCTGTGATTCAAGCGCTGCGACAAAGAGATCCCAGACGGACGGAACTCTGCTCTCTGCCGACGAGCCAGTAAAGAAGCTGCAAAAGATAGAGGAGCAAGGGACCGAACCTACCACCGCAAATGTTGCGACCGAGGACGCTATACTTGAGCTGGCCGCAAGCCGCAACGGG GTTTCGCTGGAGGACGCCGTCAAGCACTTCAGCGGGTCGAAGCGGGAATCCGTCGTCGAGATGCTGGAGAGCCTCCGGTGCAGCTTCGCGGTGTACATGAAGAACGGCTGCTACTTGGTTCTGTGA